The Syntrophobotulus glycolicus DSM 8271 DNA window GAATTTATCTTCGGAATCAGGTTAGGAGGTTGGAAGATGGACTTGATCATCAAAAACGGCACAATTATTTCTCCTACTGAAACATATAAGGCGGATATCGCTGTTCGAGACGGAAAAATTTTGGCGATCGGCTCAGAATTTCCGGAAGCAGGCGCCAAAATAGTAGATGCCGCGGGCAAGCTTGTGCTGCCCGGAGCAATCGATGTGCATACGCATTTGGCCATGCCGTTTGGCGGAACGGTATCTGCGGACAGTTATTTTTCAGGAACAAGGGCGGCAGCCTGCGGCGGTGTGACAACTGTTTTTGACTATCCGGTACAAAGAAAAGGAAACACAATTTTAGGACTGATCAACGAAAAAAAAGAGATCTGTGCCCAAGAAGCCTGTGTCGACTACGCCTTTCATTGCTGTATTACTGATTTAAATGACGGCGCGATCTTGGAAGAAATGCAGAAAGCGGTTGAGGAAGGGATTACAAGTTTTAAATGTTTCTTTGTGTATAAAAAAGAAGGCATGATGGTCGATGACGGAACCTTTGCCAAACTGCTTTTGCGTGCCAAAGAAATCGGAGCGATGATCAATATTCATGCGGAAAATCCTGATCTGATCGATCTGAAGATCGCGCAATTCAAAAAAGAGGGAAAGACCTCACCCTGGTATCATTATTTAAGCCGCCCGGAATTTGTGGAAGCCGAGGGAGACAAAAGGGCCATTCATTGGGCCAAGAATCTGGAAGCCCCTCTTTATCTTGTGCACATGGCGGATAAAGAAGGCCTGGAAGCCGCTATCACAGCCAAAACGGATGGATACGACATCTATGTGGAAACCTGTCCGCAATATTTGGAATTTACCAGTGAAGTTTATAAACGGGAAGACGGCCGGAATTTTGTCTGTTCCCCGCCCATGAAAGGGCAGGAAAGTCAGGACGCCTTATGGAAGGCGGTGAAGACAGGCGGGATCGACACGATCGCTACGGATCACTGTCCGTTCCAAAGCGCTGAAAAGGATTGGGGCAAAGATGATTTTACGAAAATCCCCAATGGCTGTGCCGGTATTGAGAACATGTATCCTTACATGCTGGCGGCCGCCAATGAAGGGAAGATCAGTTTTAACAGAGCAGTTGAGCTATGTTCCGCCAATCCGGCCCGGATATTCGGCTGTCAGGAAAAGGGCTCGCTAACAGTGGGCAAAGACGCGGATATCGTGATCTATGATCCGGAAAAAGACTTCACGGTTTCAGTGGCAACAATGCACTCTGACTATGATCATACCATTTGGGAAGGCAAACAATTTCACGGTTATCCTGTGATGACGTTTTCTCGCGGCAGGTTGGTCTACGAAGAGGGAAAATTTGTTGGAGAAGCCGGCTGGGGGAATTTTGTCAAAAGAGCGGGCAGAGGGAAGTGAGGTTGATCACCTTTGCGGGAAACAATACGAAATCAATTTTCGGCCAAAAGTGAAGCGGATAGTTGTTTACTCTGCTATACGGCACCATGTACAGCAAACTGTCCGCACGGGCTGGATGCGGCAAAGCTGATTCGTTCCCTGCGTTTTAAACATATTCCTGGAGGAGCTGATTGGCCAAAGTGCGGTGATGTTTGCGGCCCATGCGAGTCCCAAGACTGTACGGAAGCCTGTCTGAGAGGAAAGATGGATCGTCCGGTCAGAATACCTGAGCTCATCGAATATGTCAGGAATTTGGGTCAGAGTAAATTCAGATTACCGGGTAAAATAAATTTGGGAATTGAATTTTGCGGGATACCATGTGAGAATCCGTTTTTCTTATCTTCTTCAGTGGTTGCCAGTAATTATACAATGGTAGCGAAAGCATTTGAGATGGGATGGGCAGGGGCGGTTTTTAAGACAATCGGAACCTTCGTTCCGCAAGAAGTTTCACCAAGATTTTCCAGCATTGGCAAAGAAGGAAACTCTTTCAGCGGTTTCAAAAACATTGAGCAAATATCGGATCACACGTTAGAAGAAAATTTGGAGTTTATGTCCCGACTCAAAAGGGATTTCCCGCATAAAGTGGTTGTCGCCTCCATTTTGGGTCAGGATGAAGAGGAGTGGACATTCCTGGCTCGAAAAGTCACTGAGGCTGGAGTGGACATCATTGAATGCAATTTTTCCTGTCCCCATATGACGGGAGAAGGGTTAGGGTCAGATGTGGGTCAAAGCCCTGAATTGGTCGCTTTGTATACAGCGGCAACCAGAAAAGGAACAGACTTGCCAATCCTGGCCAAAATGACCCCGAACATCGGGAATATGGAGATTCCCGCTATCGCGGCCATGGAGAACGGAGCGACAGGAATCGCGGCGATTAATACCATAAAAAGCATTATGAATATCAATCTCGATGACTTTGTCTCGGAGCCGCGGGTAGACGGCAAATCCTGCGTCGGAGGGTATTCCGGCAAAACAGTCAAACCAATTGCCTTGCGTTTTATTCATGATATGAAAAAACATCCCAAATTGAAAGAATGTCCGATCAGCGGTATGGGCGGGATTGAAACCTGGAGGGATGCGGCTGAATTCATCGCGATGGGCTGTGCCAACGTGCAAATAACAACTTCAGTCATGCAATACGGTTACCGAATAATTGAAGATTTCATTGACGGATTGACAGCATTTTTATCGGAAAAAGGATACCACTCGCTCCAGGAAATAATCGGACTGGCTTTACCGAATGTTGTGCAGGCGGATCAATTAAACCGGAACTCCATCTCCTATCCGAAATTTGATTTCCATAAATGTCTTGGCTGCGGAAGGTGTTATCTATCCTGTTATGACGGCGGTCATCAAGCTTTGGAAAT harbors:
- the hydA gene encoding dihydropyrimidinase; translation: MDLIIKNGTIISPTETYKADIAVRDGKILAIGSEFPEAGAKIVDAAGKLVLPGAIDVHTHLAMPFGGTVSADSYFSGTRAAACGGVTTVFDYPVQRKGNTILGLINEKKEICAQEACVDYAFHCCITDLNDGAILEEMQKAVEEGITSFKCFFVYKKEGMMVDDGTFAKLLLRAKEIGAMINIHAENPDLIDLKIAQFKKEGKTSPWYHYLSRPEFVEAEGDKRAIHWAKNLEAPLYLVHMADKEGLEAAITAKTDGYDIYVETCPQYLEFTSEVYKREDGRNFVCSPPMKGQESQDALWKAVKTGGIDTIATDHCPFQSAEKDWGKDDFTKIPNGCAGIENMYPYMLAAANEGKISFNRAVELCSANPARIFGCQEKGSLTVGKDADIVIYDPEKDFTVSVATMHSDYDHTIWEGKQFHGYPVMTFSRGRLVYEEGKFVGEAGWGNFVKRAGRGK
- the preA gene encoding NAD-dependent dihydropyrimidine dehydrogenase subunit PreA, whose product is MRETIRNQFSAKSEADSCLLCYTAPCTANCPHGLDAAKLIRSLRFKHIPGGADWPKCGDVCGPCESQDCTEACLRGKMDRPVRIPELIEYVRNLGQSKFRLPGKINLGIEFCGIPCENPFFLSSSVVASNYTMVAKAFEMGWAGAVFKTIGTFVPQEVSPRFSSIGKEGNSFSGFKNIEQISDHTLEENLEFMSRLKRDFPHKVVVASILGQDEEEWTFLARKVTEAGVDIIECNFSCPHMTGEGLGSDVGQSPELVALYTAATRKGTDLPILAKMTPNIGNMEIPAIAAMENGATGIAAINTIKSIMNINLDDFVSEPRVDGKSCVGGYSGKTVKPIALRFIHDMKKHPKLKECPISGMGGIETWRDAAEFIAMGCANVQITTSVMQYGYRIIEDFIDGLTAFLSEKGYHSLQEIIGLALPNVVQADQLNRNSISYPKFDFHKCLGCGRCYLSCYDGGHQALEIAEENGRPKLMPKKCVGCQLCTFVCPAGAISSSTRVNA